Proteins encoded within one genomic window of Chitinophaga parva:
- a CDS encoding GatB/YqeY domain-containing protein produces MSLELDINGAIKTAMLAKQEAELRALRAIKAAILLAKTAEGATGDLTPADEIKLLQKLAKQRKDSLEIFRQQNREDLAKKEEEELVVIERYLPKQMDESEIRAAISAIIAQTGATSPADMGKVMGVATKQLAGQADGKVVSGIVKELLAK; encoded by the coding sequence ATGTCATTAGAACTAGATATCAACGGCGCTATTAAAACCGCCATGCTGGCTAAGCAAGAAGCAGAACTGCGCGCCCTGCGTGCCATTAAGGCCGCCATCCTGCTGGCCAAGACCGCAGAAGGCGCCACCGGCGACCTTACCCCCGCAGACGAAATAAAGCTGCTGCAAAAGCTGGCCAAACAACGCAAAGACTCCCTGGAAATTTTCCGCCAGCAAAACCGGGAAGACCTGGCTAAAAAAGAAGAAGAGGAGCTCGTAGTGATAGAGCGCTATCTGCCCAAGCAGATGGATGAAAGCGAGATCCGTGCTGCTATCAGTGCCATCATAGCACAAACCGGCGCCACTTCCCCCGCCGATATGGGCAAGGTAATGGGCGTGGCTACCAAGCAGCTGGCCGGCCAGGCGGATGGTAAAGTCGTTTCGGGAATTGTGAAGGAATTGTTAGCCAAATAA
- a CDS encoding alpha/beta fold hydrolase, which produces MDYEIKTKGKFSYIEEGEGEPLVLLHGLFGALSNFQDLIEHFRSTHKVVVPLLPLFDLNILDTTVGGLAKFVHKFIETQGYTNLHLLGNSLGGHVALVYLLKHPEIPTKSLILTGSSGLFENGMGETYPKRGDYEYIRKKTELTFYDPAMATKELVDEVFEIVGNRLKVIKVIALAKSAIRHNLGEELSTLTLPVCLIWGRNDTITPPMVGEEFHKLLPNSELHFIDKCGHAPMMEVPGEFNQILGAFLQKLK; this is translated from the coding sequence ATGGATTACGAAATCAAAACAAAAGGGAAGTTTAGTTATATAGAAGAAGGTGAAGGAGAGCCGCTGGTACTGCTGCATGGATTGTTCGGGGCCTTGAGTAACTTCCAGGACCTCATTGAGCATTTCCGCAGCACCCATAAAGTAGTGGTGCCTTTATTGCCCTTATTTGATCTGAATATCCTCGATACTACGGTAGGCGGGCTGGCTAAGTTTGTGCATAAGTTCATCGAAACCCAGGGCTACACCAATCTCCACCTGCTGGGCAACTCACTGGGCGGCCACGTGGCGCTGGTGTACCTGCTCAAGCACCCGGAAATTCCCACAAAATCACTGATTCTCACCGGCAGCTCCGGCCTGTTTGAAAATGGCATGGGCGAAACCTACCCGAAAAGAGGTGATTACGAATACATCCGCAAGAAAACAGAACTCACTTTCTACGATCCGGCCATGGCTACCAAAGAGCTGGTGGATGAAGTGTTTGAAATAGTGGGCAACCGCCTTAAAGTTATCAAGGTGATCGCCCTGGCCAAATCCGCCATCCGGCACAACCTGGGCGAAGAGCTCAGCACCCTGACCTTGCCGGTATGCCTGATCTGGGGAAGGAATGATACTATTACACCGCCCATGGTAGGCGAAGAGTTCCATAAACTGCTGCCCAATTCAGAACTGCACTTCATTGACAAATGCGGCCACGCGCCCATGATGGAAGTGCCGGGAGAATTTAACCAGATCCTGGGCGCATTCCTGCAAAAGCTCAAATAA
- the gldC gene encoding gliding motility protein GldC — protein MAKTSTIQIKVGLDDQRVPESIEWNATDTAQERMNKAKAMMVAFWDAQEKTALRIDLWTKDMMVDEMAEFFFQSMMTMADTFKRATQSTPYVSQADDIRDFAREFSRKFIETQKKEEQQK, from the coding sequence ATGGCAAAGACTTCTACGATCCAGATAAAAGTAGGCCTGGACGATCAGCGTGTTCCTGAATCCATTGAATGGAACGCCACTGATACGGCCCAGGAACGCATGAACAAGGCAAAAGCAATGATGGTGGCCTTTTGGGATGCCCAGGAGAAAACCGCGCTGCGCATAGACCTGTGGACCAAGGATATGATGGTGGATGAGATGGCAGAGTTTTTCTTCCAGAGCATGATGACCATGGCCGATACCTTTAAACGTGCCACCCAATCCACTCCCTATGTAAGCCAGGCGGATGATATCCGCGATTTTGCCCGTGAGTTCAGCCGCAAATTCATTGAAACACAAAAGAAAGAAGAGCAACAGAAATAG
- a CDS encoding glycosyltransferase, producing the protein MRMAVMAAGQWTDAPADSGNLVREILWRLCQQHPSSTFLFISKKTFDGNDLPANAQPLVVSPILNKYYWEEWQLPRALKKEKVDQLLVMNDWPPAKAKIPVTLLITHGRWLQGADAKRVAELTPRVKQLLVFSETLRDTFLSQASDLAGKTVLLQPGQDAGYDPLEWDERQVIKQQHAGGTEYFLATGSIDPRNNTMPLLKAYSVLKKRLRSNVKLILAGDVTAAGKEVTDALTSYRFREDVIWIQQPDAATLASLTAGAYGLVYTNRHDGLALPIYHALHCKVPVVAFDSPAAREAGGPAVVYADPAHADDLAEKMMLLYKDERLRASHLAAIPATAHLPDWDTVVTAVGKALGLPVSA; encoded by the coding sequence ATGAGAATGGCAGTTATGGCGGCAGGGCAGTGGACAGACGCACCTGCGGATTCCGGTAACCTTGTCCGTGAAATACTATGGAGGCTATGCCAGCAGCACCCTTCCTCCACATTTTTGTTTATCAGTAAAAAGACCTTCGATGGCAATGACCTCCCGGCCAATGCGCAACCCCTGGTGGTATCGCCCATCCTGAATAAATATTACTGGGAGGAGTGGCAATTACCCCGGGCCCTTAAAAAGGAAAAAGTGGACCAGCTGTTGGTGATGAATGACTGGCCCCCGGCCAAAGCAAAGATCCCTGTGACCTTGCTGATCACCCACGGGCGCTGGCTGCAGGGGGCAGATGCAAAGCGCGTGGCAGAACTGACGCCCCGGGTAAAGCAGCTCCTCGTATTTTCTGAGACCCTGCGCGATACCTTCCTTTCCCAGGCATCGGACCTTGCAGGGAAGACCGTGCTGCTGCAACCCGGGCAGGATGCTGGCTACGACCCGCTCGAGTGGGACGAGCGGCAGGTGATAAAGCAACAACATGCAGGCGGCACGGAATATTTCCTGGCCACCGGCAGCATAGACCCGCGCAATAATACGATGCCCCTGCTCAAGGCATATTCCGTGCTGAAAAAACGCCTGCGCAGCAATGTGAAGCTGATCCTGGCCGGCGATGTGACCGCCGCCGGCAAGGAAGTCACAGACGCGCTGACCAGCTACCGCTTCCGGGAAGACGTGATCTGGATACAACAGCCAGACGCCGCTACCCTGGCCAGTTTAACGGCCGGCGCCTATGGACTGGTGTATACCAACCGTCATGATGGCCTGGCACTGCCCATTTACCATGCCCTGCACTGCAAGGTACCGGTGGTGGCATTTGATAGCCCCGCTGCGCGGGAGGCCGGCGGCCCCGCCGTAGTGTATGCCGATCCTGCCCACGCAGACGACCTGGCAGAAAAAATGATGCTGCTCTATAAAGATGAACGGCTGCGGGCCAGCCACCTGGCTGCAATTCCCGCCACCGCGCACCTGCCAGACTGGGATACCGTGGTGACGGCCGTGGGCAAAGCCCTGGGATTGCCCGTTTCTGCCTGA
- a CDS encoding CvpA family protein: MTIDIIFAIILVIAVYKGFTRGLIVAVFSFLAVILGMAAALKLSAVAALYVQQHWDVHARWVPVACYIALFIGVVLLVRLGATALQKVVQLAMLGWVDRLGGIVLYVGVYTIAYSVLLWIANQLYLLSPATKMQSVVYPWIAGWGPWVIDLLGRLLPVFKDAFAQLEHFFDNAAHHIRDRQLQPDAS; encoded by the coding sequence ATGACCATTGACATCATTTTTGCGATCATCCTGGTTATTGCTGTTTATAAAGGTTTCACCAGAGGCCTCATTGTAGCGGTGTTTTCTTTCCTGGCTGTGATACTGGGTATGGCAGCCGCACTGAAACTCTCTGCGGTAGCCGCTTTGTACGTGCAGCAGCATTGGGATGTACATGCCCGCTGGGTGCCGGTAGCCTGTTACATAGCCCTGTTCATCGGGGTGGTGTTGCTGGTGCGGCTGGGTGCCACGGCGCTGCAAAAGGTGGTGCAACTGGCCATGCTGGGCTGGGTAGACCGTTTGGGTGGCATTGTGTTGTATGTAGGCGTGTATACCATCGCGTATAGTGTGCTGTTGTGGATCGCTAACCAGCTGTACCTGCTGAGCCCTGCCACTAAAATGCAATCCGTGGTATATCCCTGGATTGCCGGCTGGGGACCTTGGGTGATAGACCTGCTGGGCAGGCTGTTACCGGTGTTCAAAGACGCTTTTGCACAACTGGAGCACTTTTTCGACAATGCGGCCCACCACATCCGCGACCGGCAACTGCAGCCGGATGCCTCCTGA
- a CDS encoding NAD kinase → MQIALYSRGFITEEVDNVLLLLAELDNHAITPIVFEPFYQTLKPYLPYKKELETFSCAGDLNGKIEFLISLGGDGTLLDTLSYVRDTNIPVLGINFGRLGFLASIGKDEISAMVQALLNRTYVVDKRSLLHLDANIPLFGEVPYALNEFTIHKKDTSAMVKIHTYLNGEFLNTYWADGLIVSTPTGSTGYSLSCGGPVVFPEAGSFVITPVAPHNLNVRPLVVPDNNIISFEVEGRSDQFICTLDSRMEIIDSAVQLAVKREDFTLSLLRLDDSNFLHTLRNKLLWGIDARNAIGNR, encoded by the coding sequence ATGCAAATTGCGCTTTACAGCCGTGGATTTATTACAGAAGAAGTGGACAACGTACTGCTGCTATTGGCGGAGTTGGACAATCACGCCATCACGCCCATCGTGTTTGAACCGTTTTACCAGACCCTGAAACCTTATCTTCCCTACAAGAAGGAACTGGAAACCTTTTCCTGCGCCGGTGACCTGAATGGGAAAATAGAATTTCTCATCAGCCTGGGCGGGGACGGTACCCTGCTGGACACCCTTTCTTACGTGCGCGATACCAATATCCCTGTGCTGGGGATCAACTTTGGCCGGCTGGGATTCCTGGCCAGCATTGGCAAAGACGAGATATCCGCCATGGTACAGGCTTTGCTGAACCGGACCTACGTGGTGGATAAACGGAGCCTTCTGCACCTGGACGCCAATATTCCCCTGTTTGGCGAGGTGCCGTACGCCCTCAATGAATTTACTATCCATAAAAAGGATACCTCCGCGATGGTAAAGATCCATACGTACCTGAACGGGGAATTCCTCAATACCTATTGGGCCGATGGCCTGATCGTGAGCACCCCCACCGGCAGCACCGGCTACTCCCTGAGCTGCGGTGGCCCGGTGGTGTTTCCCGAAGCAGGCAGTTTTGTGATCACCCCTGTAGCCCCGCACAACCTGAACGTACGCCCCCTGGTGGTGCCGGACAATAACATTATTTCTTTCGAGGTGGAAGGCCGCAGTGACCAGTTTATCTGTACCCTGGACAGCCGCATGGAGATCATAGACAGCGCGGTACAACTGGCGGTGAAGCGGGAAGATTTCACCCTTAGCCTGCTCCGCCTGGACGACAGTAACTTCCTGCACACCCTGCGTAATAAGCTGCTGTGGGGCATTGACGCCCGGAATGCGATCGGTAACCGGTAA
- a CDS encoding POTRA domain-containing protein, whose translation MRNLQRFLFLLLLPVAAAVHGQPGPEPVKDTGYLVVRRIIIEGNIKTRTSIILRELSTVPGDTIYLRDLALTLEDRRKQLLNLSLFLNVTANVKNWRGNEADLVFDVLERWYVIPFPIFKLADRNFNQWWVAEHHAFNRVNLGLKVTQSNLTGRADRASLGVQLGYTQKLLFSYNLPYIDKRYHNGLGFNFSFSRNREINDSTDFNKQLFYKSRDFIEHQYIAGIVYSYRKAIRARHQVMLNFYHEDLADSVATQHPGYLGQGRSRVNYLELAYQFTYIDADSWKYPLRGRQYQFLLSRRGIPPLDDISDWQVRAKAVRYWQLGRRTFGALGVRGQGMLPEQQPYINIRALGYNDDFLRGLEYYVVDGTSFALAQSTFRYEAWNFNVHLPIVPGKFNRVPFRILLKAYGDMGYVYNKFPGNGMLNNRMLYTAGAGVDIVSFYDTCLRVEYSINQLGQKGLFLHTKIDM comes from the coding sequence ATGCGCAACCTACAACGATTTCTTTTCCTGTTACTGCTGCCGGTAGCCGCTGCTGTACATGGCCAGCCTGGCCCGGAGCCGGTAAAGGATACCGGGTATCTTGTGGTACGCCGCATTATTATCGAGGGCAATATCAAGACCCGTACCTCCATTATCCTCCGCGAACTGAGCACCGTGCCCGGTGATACCATCTACCTCCGCGACCTGGCCCTCACGCTGGAAGACCGGCGCAAGCAACTGCTGAATTTATCCCTCTTCCTCAATGTGACGGCCAATGTGAAGAACTGGCGCGGTAATGAGGCAGACCTGGTGTTTGACGTACTGGAACGCTGGTACGTGATCCCGTTTCCCATTTTTAAACTGGCAGACCGCAACTTTAACCAATGGTGGGTGGCGGAGCATCACGCCTTTAACCGCGTGAACCTGGGCCTCAAGGTAACCCAGAGCAACCTCACCGGCCGGGCAGACCGGGCCTCCCTGGGCGTGCAGCTGGGGTATACACAGAAACTGCTGTTCTCCTACAACCTACCTTACATCGACAAGCGTTATCATAACGGGCTGGGGTTCAACTTTTCATTTAGCCGTAACCGTGAGATCAATGACAGTACGGATTTTAACAAGCAGCTGTTTTATAAGAGCCGCGACTTCATTGAGCACCAGTACATAGCCGGCATCGTATACAGCTACCGCAAGGCCATCAGGGCCCGGCACCAGGTGATGCTCAATTTTTACCATGAAGACCTGGCCGATTCCGTGGCCACGCAGCACCCTGGCTACCTGGGGCAAGGCAGGAGCCGGGTAAATTACCTGGAGCTGGCCTACCAGTTCACCTACATTGATGCAGACAGCTGGAAGTACCCGCTGCGGGGCCGCCAGTACCAGTTTTTGCTGAGCCGGCGTGGCATTCCTCCCCTGGACGATATCAGTGACTGGCAGGTAAGGGCCAAGGCAGTGCGCTACTGGCAGCTGGGCCGGCGCACCTTTGGGGCGCTGGGCGTGCGCGGCCAGGGCATGCTGCCGGAGCAGCAACCCTATATCAACATCAGGGCGCTGGGGTATAATGACGATTTCCTGCGTGGCCTGGAATATTACGTGGTGGATGGCACCAGCTTTGCGCTGGCACAAAGCACCTTCCGCTATGAAGCGTGGAACTTTAACGTGCACCTGCCCATTGTGCCGGGTAAGTTTAACCGGGTGCCTTTCCGCATTTTACTGAAAGCCTATGGCGACATGGGCTACGTGTACAACAAATTCCCCGGCAACGGGATGCTTAATAACCGCATGCTGTACACGGCCGGGGCAGGGGTGGACATTGTTTCCTTTTACGATACCTGTCTCCGGGTGGAATACAGCATCAACCAGTTAGGGCAAAAAGGGCTATTTTTACACACAAAGATCGATATGTAG
- a CDS encoding CBS domain-containing protein has product MLTRELISTVVPVLHPMDTGAKAMRLMGEFHLTQLPLVVDNKYQQLVEEDDVMDWEDPEMLLETIEDNSFKPAVNEQAHLFDALKVFSDFKLTALPVITKEGDYLGVITRDSLLLAMAAYNGVKEHGGIVGLDMEPRDYSLSEIARIAESNDVTLLSVNTLTIPNGRLEVMLKTNRQELSGLVATFERFNYNIKYLFTEEQGEDLLKKNYDLFMNYMSM; this is encoded by the coding sequence ATGCTGACCAGGGAACTTATATCAACGGTAGTACCGGTACTGCATCCGATGGATACAGGCGCGAAGGCCATGCGGCTGATGGGTGAATTTCACCTCACGCAACTGCCCCTGGTAGTGGATAACAAATACCAGCAACTGGTGGAAGAAGACGATGTGATGGATTGGGAAGATCCCGAAATGCTGCTGGAAACCATAGAAGACAACAGCTTCAAACCTGCGGTGAATGAACAGGCCCACCTTTTTGATGCCCTCAAGGTTTTCTCTGATTTTAAATTGACCGCACTGCCCGTGATCACCAAAGAAGGTGATTACCTGGGCGTGATCACCCGCGACAGCCTGCTGCTGGCCATGGCCGCCTACAATGGCGTGAAAGAGCATGGCGGCATTGTAGGCCTGGACATGGAGCCCCGTGATTACAGCCTCAGTGAAATAGCCCGCATCGCGGAATCCAACGATGTGACCCTCCTTTCCGTAAATACCCTCACCATCCCCAACGGTCGGCTGGAAGTGATGCTGAAAACCAACCGCCAGGAACTTTCCGGGCTGGTAGCCACTTTTGAGCGCTTCAACTACAACATCAAATACCTCTTCACCGAAGAACAAGGAGAAGACCTGCTCAAGAAGAACTATGACCTCTTCATGAACTACATGAGCATGTAG